TCTTTGTCAAATATGACAGGCAAAtttgaaatcatctctgctctCCACACACAATTCTGTGGTTCCACGATGCACAATCCTATAGACCGCCATgttaaatgcaacatatgtcatatttgggatttcactttcttaggaaagtacaaattctagtacttttttctctcggttgagtcccatccaggatttgaacccgcaccctcagagtcaggcacctaatcgccagcacacaaagtcagccgcctagcccgctcagccaccgcgacttccacaaaaatgaaagtcggacaactggtagtctagactgcgtactttgcgggttcgaatcccggatgggactcaaccgagagaaaaaagtactagaatttgtactttcctaagaaagtgaaatcccaaatatgacatatgttgcatttgaccactttctaaatggcatcgtgtaatcacgcCATGTTAAAGGAGTTCACAGCACTGAGGATATATTGATTAAATTGTTGCCATACAATAAGAAAAGCAACggaaaattaaactgaaattgtgTGATTGTAGGTAAACTGATTCCTCAGAAATGTGCGAAGTCTTGGATCTTACGAAAatgaaaaccaagaaaattATTTATCATACACTAAATTGACATGTAGGTCTATGGCAATGAGATCACGTTATGAATGCTTTAGGCATGCGCCTGTACACAACATAACATCTCAGTATGTGAACAatgaaacattgtatttagtaCGATTAACGTGTGGACAACATCAGTAATAACATCAACATAATATAATGTCTCAGTACCGGAACACAGAAATACTGTATTTAGTACGACTGACCTTTTGAAGACGCCAGCACCAACACAGCCTCAGTATGTGCACAATGAAATTTGTATTCATTACGACTTACCTGGAGAAGACATcagcaccaacaccagcatcATCACTCGCCTCAACACCAGCACCAACACAACATAACGCCTCAGTATGTGAAAAATGATatattgtgtgtattatgattgATCCGGGGAGGACATGATTGAATAAATATATGAGAATGAAACACTGTTTTCTCTAAAGACCACTTTGATGAGATTTCAAGTTACATACttgtttgtgttggtttgttttacactcagcaatattccagctctacgACTGGAGGTAAGACAATGTGAGGTTAAATGAAATACTATTTTACGTCCAGTTCATTCCACCTAACACACTTGCATCTGCTCAACCCATGTTGAATGTAAGTGGGCATGGCACTATAGGACAGAGGGTTTATGAGTTAGGAGAGCAGCTGCTTTATCGTGTCATCACTGGCGCAGTCTGACGGTGTACGTCCTCGAGAATCATGTACAGTTCTGGCGACAGCTGACGCCTCCAGCAGAACTGATACACATTCCAGTCGGCTTCGTTCTGATGCCTGGGAAGAAAAACATATTGATGGTTTGCTCGTCCATACAGTTCACTCAGAATCATGACTGTAaaaactgtttgttttgttttcacctCACACTTAACAATTTTCCAATAATACAGCTTACCTATTATCAAATCCAGCTGGACCTAAACAGATATCTATTAAGTGACAGTAAGACATTCCAGAAACATTGGGGGAGGTGTGGTTGAATGGGAGTTCGgatacttaagaatattttgctcatatgTTGAcctgtatggatgtatgtgtggctgcttgtactagcccagccTTAAGCTGGTAAAATTTCTCGTGGGGCACGCTTAAAAAATGAAGGGAAGGGGGAGGTGGGATCATTGATATGCAAGGAGGGTGTCACTTATCTTGAACAAAAATTATAatgggggggggaggggggcggtacataaaaatcatcatcattccACACCCCCTCCTGTCCTTGCCCATCCCCTCCCACTTCTCTCTTTCTTTTTCTCTCAGAAAACCTAAATGCAGGTGGGTAAGAAACAGCTGTCAAAGCAAAAACACACCTGAGTTTCCATGTTAatccttttgttttgtttgtaaatatgtttaataaatTGAGCAACTTTACATTTCACACTTAATTCAAGAGAACCCGGATCAACAAACCAGGAATAAAACTGGCCTGGCCTAATATTCCAACTCACAACGCAATAATTCATCAAATTTGGTAGTGGCTTTAGTTGTTTTGTTACAAACAATCACAATtaaattgatttcatttgttATGTAGCCAGATGATTGATTGTTTCAGGGCCAGTATTGTAACAATATACGACCATACATATGCATTATCTTCATGTAATGATGCATACAATGTATGTGTTATTTATACTTTTGTTGGCAAGCTAAATGATTTATCATGCTCTGGTTATATTTATTATTCTTATAGATTCTATTGTGTATTTCAGGGTGTAAATGATGATGATAGTCATCAATAAAACCAAATCACACCTGTAGCAGTGTTGTCAACTTTGTTCATGACAAACAGTTAAAGCTGCTACATGCCTACCTTGTGAAGAGGGGTCATTTCATCCGAATCACGTGACACAGGGTCAGCCCCACGACTCAAAAGGAACTTGACAATGTCAGTGTGACCCATGTAGGCAGCTCTATGGAGAGGCGTGGCATGACCAGACCTTGTAGTGACATCCACATGGGCTCCAGCGTCCACCAGTGTCCGCACTACATCCAGGTGACCATTCCTGCTGGCGTAATGCTGAAATATTATGACAgaaatcaaatattttttcttaccataccaattctatttcttgttttacgaaTGCATCTGTAGTATTTCTTTtaagaataaaaaaatgaaaatgaatttcatatgAAATGAATTTAGTGTCGCAAAAAGTGAAATCCTAATGGTGATGTGATATAAATGAAACATAACATCACTCAGCTAATTTTTAGTTGATATAAACAAATCAAAAGAGTTAAGGTGACTTCCAATGctactttttttcatttcgcACCTGCCTTTAGATTTTATGGGGACAAAAATCCAGAAAACCAAAAATTTAAAGTTTGTCTTAAATTAAATTTCTTTTGCTGCAATTAGTGTAAATCTCTCAGTGAAACATATGTATACATGATTTCAATTTTTCGCCATGTCATGTCTGTATCAAAATGTCTAAcataaagaaaaaataattatttcctGATATTAAATACAATGACTGCATTCTGCATATCAAATATCTACTGAAGCTATTTGTAATTATAAAATTCCTCTATATTAACTTGAGAATTAACGACCATAGTTCGCATTGTGAGTTACAGTTTTTACAAACCCAAGTACCAAAGCAGTGTAGCCCGATTTGTCTGTTTTGTCAGCGTCTACATCTTTCTGTAGATGTCGCTTTACTTCAGTCAGATCTCCATTTAATGCAGCAGACCATATTCCACGCTCAAATTCTAATTCATCAAGCGTTTGGTGAACCGATGGTGAGCTGAAATGGCCTGAACATTTGTGATCCGTATGAGCCATTTGAAGTCATGTTTTTGACAAACCCTTGGGAGCAGTCATTTGACAGTATATTACACGGGGGAAACACGCTGTTAATAGTTTTAGATAAACTGACAATGAAAATATTCCCATATTCTGTGGAATATCCGAACTATTGATAATCTATAACACTAGCGAGCCATCTGAAGGATAATGCTGAATTCAACTTTATCTTCGTAATAACTACTCATTTTGTCAAACTCGACCCCAGCGCGTGCCCTAGCAGTCATGATAGGGAGAGACCTTCTCCAACGAAATATCGTCGTGGGGAGCATAGAGCTTTGTCATATGACCGTCACGTGAACGATCTCTTATCACATGAGTGGGTCGTCCCTCCTGATAACCATCGTCGAAAGAGAGCAGACGTGACTTAATCAACAT
This genomic stretch from Haliotis asinina isolate JCU_RB_2024 chromosome 4, JCU_Hal_asi_v2, whole genome shotgun sequence harbors:
- the LOC137281318 gene encoding ankyrin repeat domain-containing protein 39-like; this translates as MAHTDHKCSGHFSSPSVHQTLDELEFERGIWSAALNGDLTEVKRHLQKDVDADKTDKSGYTALHYASRNGHLDVVRTLVDAGAHVDVTTRSGHATPLHRAAYMGHTDIVKFLLSRGADPVSRDSDEMTPLHKASERSRLECVSVLLEASAVARTVHDSRGRTPSDCASDDTIKQLLS